One Streptomyces sp. NBC_01217 genomic region harbors:
- a CDS encoding SigE family RNA polymerase sigma factor, which yields MPVIAPMPAARPTRLPSQREGAEESVAAGTTVDHLTETYRAHYRSLLGLAALLLDDTASCEDVVQEAFIRVHSARNRVRDPEKTLAYLRQTVVNLSRSALRRRILGLKLLSKPMPDMASAEEGAYDQLERDALIKAMRGLQRRQREVLVLRYFADMTEAQVAETLGISLGSVKAYGSRGIAALRVVMEAQG from the coding sequence ATGCCGGTGATTGCGCCCATGCCCGCTGCGCGGCCGACGCGGCTGCCGTCGCAGCGCGAGGGCGCTGAGGAGAGCGTGGCTGCTGGAACCACCGTCGACCATCTCACCGAGACCTATAGGGCCCACTACCGTTCGCTGCTCGGCCTCGCGGCTCTGCTCCTGGATGACACCGCCTCATGTGAGGACGTCGTGCAGGAGGCGTTCATCCGCGTGCACTCGGCGCGCAACCGGGTACGGGACCCCGAGAAGACACTCGCGTATCTGCGCCAGACCGTCGTCAACCTGTCGCGCTCCGCGCTGCGCCGCCGCATCCTCGGGCTGAAGCTGCTGTCCAAGCCCATGCCGGACATGGCGAGCGCTGAGGAGGGCGCGTACGACCAGCTGGAGCGGGACGCGCTGATCAAAGCGATGCGGGGGCTGCAACGGCGCCAGCGAGAGGTGCTGGTGCTGCGTTACTTCGCGGACATGACGGAGGCCCAGGTGGCCGAGACGCTGGGTATTTCCCTGGGCTCGGTCAAGGCCTACGGCTCCCGTGGGATCGCGGCGCTGCGCGTCGTGATGGAGGCGCAGGGATGA
- a CDS encoding nuclear transport factor 2 family protein, whose translation MTTTADLRAAAETYWTAADDRDWDTFATTLADEVLYDLPQTRERIRGKERYIQFNREYPGDWHVRVERVVADQEGQQVAVRTLFSVGPQELHAIHFFTFDAQGRISEITDFWPEPYEPPAGREHLVERY comes from the coding sequence ATGACCACGACTGCTGATCTGCGCGCCGCGGCGGAGACGTACTGGACCGCGGCCGACGACCGCGACTGGGACACCTTCGCCACGACGCTCGCCGACGAGGTGCTGTACGACCTGCCGCAGACGCGCGAACGCATCCGCGGCAAGGAGCGGTACATACAGTTCAACCGGGAGTACCCGGGGGACTGGCACGTCCGTGTCGAACGGGTCGTGGCCGACCAGGAGGGGCAGCAGGTGGCTGTCCGGACGCTCTTCTCGGTCGGCCCGCAGGAGCTGCACGCCATTCACTTCTTCACGTTCGACGCGCAGGGGCGGATCAGCGAGATCACCGACTTCTGGCCCGAGCCCTACGAGCCCCCGGCGGGCCGGGAGCATCTCGTGGAGCGGTACTGA
- a CDS encoding aspartate kinase, with protein sequence MGLVVQKYGGSSVADAEGIKRVAKRIVDAKKNGNQVVVVVSAMGDTTDELIDLAEQVSPIPAGREFDMLLTAGERISMALLAMAIKNLGHEAQSFTGSQAGVITDSVHNKARIIDVTPGRIRTALDEGNIAIVAGFQGVSQDKKDITTLGRGGSDTTAVALAAALDAEVCEIYTDVDGVFTADPRVVKKAKKIDWISFEDMLELAASGSKVLLHRCVEYARRYNIPIHVRSSFSGLRGTWVSNEPQGDQKVEHAIISGVAHDVSEAKITVVGVPDKPGEAAAIFRTIANAEVNIDMVVQNVSAAATGLTDISFTLPKAEGRKAIDALERNRATIGFESLRYDDQIAKISLVGAGMKTNPGVTAGFFEALSDAGVNIELISTSEIRISVVTRADDVNEAVRAVHTAFGLDSDSDEAVVYGGTGR encoded by the coding sequence GTGGGCCTTGTCGTGCAGAAGTACGGAGGCTCCTCCGTAGCCGATGCCGAGGGCATCAAGCGCGTCGCCAAGCGAATCGTCGATGCCAAGAAGAACGGCAACCAGGTGGTTGTCGTGGTGTCAGCGATGGGCGACACGACGGACGAGTTGATCGATCTCGCCGAGCAGGTATCCCCGATCCCTGCCGGGCGTGAGTTCGACATGCTGCTGACCGCCGGAGAGCGGATCTCCATGGCCCTGCTGGCGATGGCGATCAAAAACCTGGGCCACGAGGCCCAGTCGTTCACGGGCAGCCAGGCGGGCGTCATCACCGACTCGGTCCACAACAAAGCGCGCATCATCGATGTGACGCCCGGCCGTATCCGTACGGCGCTGGACGAGGGGAACATCGCGATCGTCGCGGGGTTCCAGGGCGTGTCCCAGGACAAGAAGGACATCACCACCCTCGGCCGCGGCGGGTCCGACACCACCGCCGTCGCGCTCGCGGCCGCGCTGGACGCCGAGGTCTGTGAGATCTACACCGATGTGGACGGTGTCTTCACCGCGGACCCCCGCGTCGTGAAGAAGGCGAAGAAGATCGACTGGATCTCCTTCGAGGACATGCTGGAGCTGGCCGCGTCCGGCTCCAAGGTACTGCTGCACCGGTGCGTGGAGTACGCACGCCGCTACAACATCCCGATCCACGTCCGCTCGTCCTTCTCCGGACTGCGCGGAACCTGGGTCAGCAACGAGCCGCAAGGGGACCAGAAGGTGGAGCACGCGATCATCTCCGGAGTCGCCCATGACGTCTCCGAGGCCAAGATCACCGTCGTCGGCGTGCCCGACAAGCCGGGCGAGGCCGCCGCGATCTTCCGCACCATCGCGAACGCGGAAGTCAACATCGACATGGTGGTGCAGAACGTCTCCGCCGCGGCGACCGGTCTGACCGACATCTCGTTCACGCTGCCGAAGGCCGAGGGCCGCAAGGCCATTGACGCCCTGGAGCGCAACCGCGCCACCATCGGCTTCGAGTCGCTGCGCTACGACGACCAGATCGCCAAGATCTCCCTGGTCGGCGCCGGCATGAAGACCAACCCGGGCGTCACCGCGGGCTTCTTCGAGGCGCTCTCGGACGCCGGTGTGAACATCGAGCTGATCTCGACATCCGAGATCCGCATCTCGGTGGTCACCCGCGCCGACGACGTCAACGAGGCCGTGCGCGCCGTGCACACCGCCTTCGGTCTCGACAGCGATTCCGATGAGGCCGTCGTCTACGGGGGCACCGGCCGATGA
- a CDS encoding SLATT domain-containing protein, which produces MQPEGPPRNEPGSAGSSGSGSGAHVRGARGRDLTGTPFPLGDWGEPAERLDELYRWVEADALRTADWYLRDRVWKRLGARALRIGTAAGAVAGAALPLLDLTGALSGAAGWGYLSLLLGAACMAFDRYFGLTSGWIRNLATAQAVQRRLQVLQFDWASECVREVLGPTEGTASEAAERCLGVLRRFSEDITELVRTETADWMVEFRAGPAPMGMQALSSGSGGVGRTDQGASPGRFPLQTMARPNMPRQRPPESPR; this is translated from the coding sequence ATGCAGCCCGAAGGGCCGCCCCGCAACGAGCCCGGTTCGGCCGGTTCCTCCGGTTCGGGCTCCGGCGCACACGTCCGGGGCGCGCGGGGCCGGGATCTGACCGGTACGCCGTTCCCGCTCGGCGACTGGGGCGAACCCGCCGAACGCCTCGACGAGCTGTACCGCTGGGTCGAGGCCGACGCACTGCGTACCGCCGACTGGTATCTGCGCGACCGCGTGTGGAAGCGGCTCGGGGCCAGGGCGCTGCGGATCGGTACGGCGGCCGGGGCGGTGGCGGGCGCCGCGCTGCCGCTGCTCGATCTCACCGGGGCGCTGAGCGGGGCGGCGGGCTGGGGCTATCTGTCGCTGCTGCTGGGCGCCGCGTGCATGGCGTTCGACCGGTACTTCGGCCTGACCTCGGGCTGGATAAGAAACCTCGCGACCGCCCAGGCCGTGCAGCGACGCCTCCAGGTGCTCCAGTTCGACTGGGCGTCGGAGTGCGTACGGGAGGTGCTCGGCCCGACCGAGGGGACGGCCAGCGAGGCGGCCGAGCGGTGTCTGGGGGTGCTGCGGCGGTTCTCGGAGGACATCACGGAGCTCGTACGGACCGAGACCGCGGACTGGATGGTGGAGTTCCGGGCCGGTCCCGCGCCGATGGGAATGCAGGCGCTTTCGTCGGGCAGCGGGGGCGTGGGGCGTACGGACCAGGGGGCGTCGCCGGGACGGTTCCCGCTGCAGACCATGGCCCGGCCGAACATGCCGCGGCAGCGGCCTCCGGAGTCACCCCGGTGA
- the recR gene encoding recombination mediator RecR, with product MYEGVVQDLIDELGRLPGVGPKSAQRIAFHILQAEPTDVRRLAHALLEVKDKVRFCSVCGNVAQQEQCNICRDARRDQTVICVVEEPKDVVAIERTREFRGKYHVLGGAISPIEGVGPDDLRIRELLARLADGSITELILATDPNLEGEATATYLARMIKPMGLRVTRLASGLPVGGDLEYADEVTLGRAFEGRRLLDV from the coding sequence TTGTACGAAGGCGTGGTTCAGGACCTCATCGACGAGTTGGGCAGGCTGCCCGGCGTCGGTCCCAAGAGCGCGCAGCGGATCGCCTTCCACATCCTGCAGGCCGAGCCGACCGATGTGCGCCGCCTCGCCCATGCCCTCCTTGAGGTCAAGGACAAGGTCCGGTTCTGTTCGGTCTGCGGCAACGTCGCCCAGCAGGAGCAGTGCAACATCTGCCGGGACGCGCGCCGCGACCAGACGGTCATCTGTGTGGTCGAGGAGCCGAAGGACGTCGTCGCGATCGAGCGGACCCGCGAGTTCCGGGGCAAGTACCACGTGCTCGGCGGCGCGATCAGCCCGATCGAGGGCGTCGGACCCGACGATCTGCGCATCCGCGAGCTGCTCGCCCGTCTCGCCGACGGCTCGATCACGGAGCTGATCCTGGCGACCGACCCGAACCTGGAGGGCGAGGCCACCGCGACGTACCTGGCGCGGATGATCAAGCCGATGGGCCTGCGGGTGACGCGGCTGGCCAGCGGGCTGCCGGTGGGCGGCGACCTGGAGTACGCGGACGAGGTCACCCTGGGCCGCGCCTTCGAGGGGAGGCGCCTGCTCGATGTCTGA
- a CDS encoding SURF1 family protein, producing the protein MYRFLLTPRWWGINLFVVLAIPFCVFMGTWQLGRFEDRVQTHDAAEKQPAPGTRPAKPIDDLLPVDTVTSGRPATATGRYADQFLVPGRELDDKSGFYVLNMLRTDGGKALPVVRGWLPGKPGGTAVPAAPTGEVTVTGDLQASENASTEGVDTAGGLPDGQLGIISAASLVNLVPYDVYDAWVTLQDANANANTGTGTGTTSTTRALRPVPAAAPQGTGLDLKAFQNLGYTGEWFVFAGFVLFMWFRLVRREAEAARDLKLGLVEEAATDTGTGTVAAAVAAAEADPAAVSTR; encoded by the coding sequence GTGTACCGGTTCCTGCTGACCCCGCGATGGTGGGGGATCAACCTCTTCGTCGTGCTGGCCATCCCGTTCTGCGTGTTCATGGGCACCTGGCAGCTCGGCCGCTTCGAGGACCGCGTGCAGACGCACGACGCCGCCGAGAAGCAGCCCGCCCCGGGCACGAGACCCGCCAAGCCGATCGACGACCTCCTGCCCGTCGACACGGTGACCTCCGGCCGCCCCGCCACCGCCACCGGCCGGTACGCCGACCAGTTCCTGGTGCCCGGACGGGAGTTGGACGACAAGAGCGGCTTCTACGTCCTGAACATGCTCCGTACGGACGGCGGCAAGGCCCTGCCGGTGGTGCGCGGCTGGCTGCCCGGCAAGCCCGGCGGCACCGCCGTTCCCGCCGCACCGACCGGTGAGGTCACGGTGACGGGCGACCTCCAGGCGTCCGAGAACGCGAGCACCGAGGGCGTCGACACGGCGGGCGGACTACCGGACGGCCAGCTCGGGATCATCAGTGCCGCGTCCCTGGTCAATCTCGTCCCGTACGACGTCTACGACGCATGGGTGACGCTCCAGGACGCCAACGCCAACGCCAACACCGGCACCGGCACCGGCACCACGAGCACCACCCGTGCGCTGCGTCCCGTGCCGGCCGCCGCGCCGCAGGGCACCGGGCTCGATCTGAAGGCCTTCCAGAACCTCGGCTACACCGGCGAGTGGTTCGTCTTCGCCGGGTTCGTGCTCTTCATGTGGTTCCGGCTGGTCCGCCGCGAGGCCGAAGCGGCACGGGACCTGAAGCTGGGCCTGGTCGAAGAAGCGGCCACAGACACGGGCACGGGCACAGTCGCAGCCGCAGTCGCAGCCGCAGAAGCCGATCCCGCCGCAGTGAGCACGCGCTGA
- a CDS encoding DUF5063 domain-containing protein produces the protein MSDATLNSVTHDPDDFAVQIADQIKTFIVAVTEVSRVEEPEEAVPVLLLQVSQLLLAGGRLGAYEDIVPDERYEPDLGAEPDADGLRERFAALLEPIDVYSEVFDPYEPRKAPVPARISDDLADLVTDLRHGLAHYEAHRTTEALWWWQFSYFSNWGSTASATLRALQSLIAHIRLNQPLQELDGLDTDSETVDDELAEEAGRVMAEEIAGPLGLRPVQ, from the coding sequence ATGTCTGACGCCACGCTGAACTCCGTCACGCATGACCCGGACGACTTCGCCGTCCAGATCGCCGACCAGATCAAGACGTTCATCGTCGCCGTCACAGAGGTGTCCAGGGTCGAGGAGCCCGAGGAGGCCGTCCCGGTCCTGCTGCTCCAGGTCTCCCAGCTGCTGCTGGCCGGCGGCAGGCTCGGCGCGTACGAGGACATCGTCCCCGACGAGCGCTACGAGCCGGACCTCGGCGCGGAGCCGGACGCCGACGGCCTGCGCGAGCGGTTCGCCGCCCTGCTGGAGCCGATCGACGTCTACTCCGAGGTCTTCGACCCGTACGAGCCCCGCAAGGCCCCGGTCCCGGCCCGTATCTCCGACGACCTGGCCGACCTGGTCACCGACCTGCGCCACGGTCTGGCCCACTACGAGGCGCACCGCACGACCGAGGCCCTGTGGTGGTGGCAGTTCTCCTACTTCTCCAACTGGGGCTCCACCGCATCCGCCACCCTGCGCGCCCTCCAGTCCCTGATCGCCCACATCCGCCTCAACCAGCCTCTCCAGGAGCTGGACGGCCTGGACACGGACTCGGAGACCGTCGACGACGAGCTGGCCGAGGAGGCGGGCCGCGTGATGGCCGAGGAGATCGCGGGGCCGCTGGGGCTGCGCCCGGTGCAGTAA
- a CDS encoding S9 family peptidase encodes MTEITGSTAPGTPATASAPATAPAPATASVPEWEQRFRAPRVSLPDWAEDAPDRALFVSNATGTYELYAWDRATGEQRQVTDRPNGTTDGVLTPDGESIWWFSDTDGDEFGVWMRQPFHGGGGAEPVDEPAAPGLGASYPAGLAIGRDGTAVIGRSTDEDGTTIHVVRPGAAPVEIYRHRESAGVGDLSYDGSLIALEHTEHGDAMHSAVRVVRPDGSTVAELDDTEGGTKELGLSVLGFAPVAGDTRLLVGHQRRGRWEPMIWDPTTGEETDLALDLPGDVSAEWYPDASALLVVHGFEARSDLWRYEPGAGGAPVRVETPAGSVSGATARPDGTVEYLWSSAAQPPVIRSTSGAVVLDPPGMKAPASVPVEDVWVDGPGGRVHALVQRPAASAEGPFPTVFEIHGGPTWHDSDAFASGPAAWVDHGYAVVRVNYRGSTGYGRAWTDALKHRVGLIELEDIAAVREWAVKSGLADPAKLVLAGGSWGGYLTLLGLGTQPDDWAVGLAAVPVADYVTAYHDEMEDLKAMDRTLLGGTPEEVPERFEASSPLTYVDAVRAPVYISAGVNDPRCPIRQVENYVDRLSGRAAVHEVYRYDAGHGSLVVEERIKQFRLELDFARRHLTGNPGQ; translated from the coding sequence ATGACTGAGATCACTGGCTCGACGGCCCCCGGCACACCGGCGACCGCCTCCGCTCCCGCGACCGCTCCCGCACCGGCGACCGCCTCCGTCCCGGAGTGGGAGCAGCGTTTCCGGGCGCCACGGGTGTCCTTGCCCGACTGGGCGGAGGACGCGCCGGACCGCGCGCTGTTCGTCTCCAATGCCACGGGGACGTACGAGCTGTACGCATGGGACCGTGCCACCGGCGAGCAGCGCCAGGTGACCGACCGGCCGAACGGCACGACGGACGGCGTGCTGACACCGGACGGCGAGTCGATCTGGTGGTTCAGCGACACCGATGGTGACGAGTTCGGGGTGTGGATGCGTCAGCCGTTCCACGGCGGCGGGGGCGCGGAGCCGGTGGACGAGCCGGCGGCCCCCGGTCTCGGTGCCTCGTACCCGGCCGGGCTCGCGATCGGGCGGGACGGGACGGCGGTGATCGGCCGCTCGACCGACGAGGACGGGACGACGATCCATGTCGTACGGCCCGGGGCGGCTCCCGTCGAGATCTACCGCCACCGCGAGTCGGCGGGCGTCGGTGACCTGTCGTACGACGGGTCGCTGATCGCGCTGGAGCACACCGAGCACGGCGATGCGATGCACTCCGCGGTGCGCGTGGTGCGGCCCGACGGGTCGACGGTCGCCGAACTGGACGACACCGAGGGCGGTACGAAGGAGCTGGGCCTGTCCGTGCTGGGCTTCGCCCCCGTCGCCGGGGACACGAGGCTGCTGGTCGGGCATCAGCGGCGGGGCCGCTGGGAGCCGATGATCTGGGATCCGACGACGGGCGAGGAGACGGACCTCGCGCTCGACCTGCCCGGCGATGTGAGCGCCGAATGGTATCCGGACGCCTCCGCTCTGCTGGTCGTGCACGGCTTCGAGGCCCGCAGCGACCTGTGGCGGTACGAGCCGGGTGCGGGCGGCGCTCCTGTCCGGGTGGAGACCCCCGCGGGTTCGGTGTCCGGTGCCACGGCCCGGCCGGACGGCACGGTGGAGTACCTGTGGTCGTCGGCCGCGCAGCCGCCCGTCATCCGGTCCACCTCGGGTGCGGTGGTGCTCGATCCGCCGGGCATGAAGGCTCCGGCGTCCGTGCCGGTGGAGGACGTGTGGGTGGACGGGCCCGGGGGCCGCGTCCACGCCCTCGTCCAGCGGCCCGCCGCCTCGGCCGAGGGCCCGTTTCCCACGGTCTTCGAGATCCACGGCGGGCCCACGTGGCACGACAGCGACGCCTTCGCTTCCGGCCCCGCCGCGTGGGTGGACCACGGTTACGCGGTCGTCCGGGTCAACTACCGCGGCTCCACCGGATACGGCCGCGCCTGGACGGACGCGCTGAAGCACCGGGTCGGCCTGATCGAGCTGGAGGACATCGCCGCGGTGCGGGAGTGGGCGGTGAAGTCCGGGCTCGCGGACCCGGCGAAGCTGGTCCTGGCCGGTGGCTCCTGGGGCGGCTATCTGACCCTGCTCGGCCTCGGTACGCAGCCGGACGACTGGGCCGTGGGCCTGGCGGCGGTCCCGGTCGCCGACTACGTCACGGCGTATCACGACGAGATGGAGGACCTGAAGGCAATGGACCGCACGCTGCTGGGCGGCACGCCGGAAGAGGTCCCCGAGCGCTTCGAGGCCTCGTCCCCGCTGACGTACGTGGACGCCGTGCGGGCGCCGGTCTACATCTCGGCGGGCGTCAACGACCCGCGCTGCCCGATCCGCCAGGTCGAGAACTATGTGGACCGGCTGAGCGGCCGTGCCGCGGTGCACGAGGTGTACCGGTACGACGCGGGACACGGTTCGCTCGTCGTGGAGGAGCGGATCAAGCAGTTCCGGCTGGAACTCGACTTCGCCCGGCGCCACCTGACCGGCAACCCCGGCCAGTAG
- a CDS encoding class I SAM-dependent methyltransferase: MYAPTPADWHEANRARWDERVPIHAVSDFYDLDSFRAGKDALRPFELAEVGDVTGRSLLHLQCHIGLDTLSWARHGAARAVGLDFSEPAVETARGLARELGFGQDRAAFVAADVHDAAEAVPDPSYDIVYTGVGALNWLPDIRRWAETAASLVAPGGFLYLAEFHPLTDCLDDSTGTTVEHDYFSRDAWVDETPGTYADFDAPTVHNRSVEWQHPIGDVVSALAAAGLRIEFLHEHDVSLFARFTALERQGDGLYRFPVDRPRIPLMYSIKASRPAGS, translated from the coding sequence ATCTATGCACCGACCCCTGCCGACTGGCACGAGGCCAACCGCGCGCGCTGGGACGAGCGCGTCCCCATCCATGCCGTGAGCGACTTCTACGACCTGGATTCCTTCCGCGCCGGCAAGGACGCCCTGCGCCCGTTCGAGCTCGCCGAGGTCGGTGATGTCACGGGCAGGTCGCTGCTGCACCTGCAGTGCCACATCGGGCTCGACACCCTCTCCTGGGCCCGGCACGGCGCCGCGCGCGCCGTCGGTCTGGACTTCTCCGAACCGGCCGTCGAGACCGCGCGCGGCCTGGCCCGTGAGCTGGGGTTCGGCCAGGACCGGGCGGCGTTCGTCGCCGCCGATGTCCATGACGCCGCGGAGGCCGTCCCGGACCCGTCGTACGACATCGTCTACACCGGCGTCGGCGCGCTGAACTGGCTGCCCGACATCCGGCGCTGGGCCGAGACCGCCGCATCGCTCGTGGCGCCCGGCGGCTTCCTCTATCTCGCGGAGTTCCATCCGCTCACGGACTGCCTCGACGACTCGACCGGCACGACGGTCGAGCACGACTACTTCAGCCGCGACGCATGGGTGGACGAGACGCCGGGCACGTACGCGGACTTCGACGCACCGACCGTCCACAACCGCAGCGTCGAATGGCAGCACCCGATCGGCGACGTGGTGTCGGCGCTGGCCGCCGCCGGGCTGCGGATCGAGTTCCTGCACGAGCACGACGTCTCGCTCTTCGCCCGCTTCACCGCGCTGGAGCGGCAGGGCGACGGCCTCTACCGCTTCCCCGTAGACCGGCCGCGCATCCCGCTGATGTACTCGATCAAGGCATCCCGGCCGGCCGGCTCCTGA
- a CDS encoding aspartate-semialdehyde dehydrogenase, whose translation MTTRRPSLAVVGATGAIGGVMLQILSQHADVWGEVKLIASPRSAGRKLVVRGEESEVLALTEDVFDDIDVALFLVPDAVSAQWAPIAAAKGTVVIDDSAAFRLDPDVPLVVPEINPHAVRIRPRGIVASPNCTTLSLIVAVGALHAEFGVRELVVSSYQAVSGAGRDGVAALREQLSMVAGTELGTKPGDVRRAVGDTEGSPFAAPVALNVVPWAGTEAGDGWSSEELAIREECRKVLDLPGLRVAATCVYVPVIATHSMSVHARFENEIAVDRAHEILATAPGVVLYDSPAAGDFPTPSDVVGTDPTWVGRVRRSLDDPRGLELFVCGDNLRKGAALNVAQIAESVAAEFPWS comes from the coding sequence ATGACCACACGCCGCCCTTCGCTCGCGGTCGTCGGAGCGACCGGGGCGATCGGCGGTGTCATGCTCCAGATCCTTTCGCAGCACGCGGATGTCTGGGGCGAGGTGAAGCTGATCGCCTCGCCGCGTTCCGCCGGCCGCAAGCTGGTCGTACGCGGTGAGGAGAGCGAGGTCCTCGCACTCACCGAGGACGTCTTCGACGACATCGACGTGGCGCTGTTCCTGGTGCCCGACGCCGTCTCCGCGCAGTGGGCGCCGATCGCCGCCGCCAAGGGCACGGTCGTCATCGACGACTCCGCCGCCTTCCGGCTGGACCCGGACGTTCCGCTGGTCGTGCCCGAGATCAACCCGCACGCCGTACGGATCAGGCCGCGCGGCATCGTCGCGAGCCCGAACTGCACGACGCTCTCGCTGATCGTCGCCGTCGGTGCGCTGCACGCCGAATTCGGGGTGCGGGAACTGGTCGTCTCCTCGTACCAGGCGGTGAGCGGGGCCGGCCGGGACGGCGTCGCGGCCCTGCGTGAACAGCTGTCGATGGTGGCCGGTACGGAACTGGGCACGAAGCCCGGAGACGTACGCCGGGCCGTGGGGGACACGGAAGGCAGCCCCTTTGCCGCGCCGGTGGCCCTCAATGTGGTGCCCTGGGCCGGGACCGAGGCCGGGGACGGCTGGTCCTCGGAGGAGCTGGCGATCCGCGAGGAGTGCCGCAAGGTCCTGGACCTGCCGGGCCTGCGGGTGGCGGCGACGTGTGTGTACGTACCCGTCATCGCGACGCACTCGATGTCCGTGCACGCGCGGTTCGAGAACGAGATCGCGGTCGACCGGGCCCACGAGATCCTGGCGACGGCCCCGGGCGTGGTGCTGTACGACAGCCCGGCGGCGGGAGACTTCCCGACACCGTCCGACGTCGTCGGCACCGACCCGACCTGGGTCGGGCGAGTGCGCAGGTCACTGGACGATCCCCGGGGTCTGGAACTGTTCGTCTGCGGCGACAACCTCCGCAAGGGCGCGGCGCTGAACGTGGCGCAGATCGCCGAATCGGTGGCTGCCGAATTCCCCTGGTCCTGA
- a CDS encoding YbaB/EbfC family nucleoid-associated protein, with the protein MIPGGGQPNMQQLLQQAQKMQQDLAAAQEELARTEVDGQAGGGLVKATVTGSGELRALVIDPKAVDPEDTETLADLVVAAVQAANENAQQLQQQKLGPLAQGLGGMPGLPF; encoded by the coding sequence GTGATTCCCGGTGGTGGTCAGCCCAATATGCAGCAGCTGCTGCAGCAGGCCCAGAAGATGCAGCAGGACCTCGCCGCGGCCCAGGAGGAACTGGCGAGGACCGAGGTCGACGGCCAGGCGGGTGGCGGTCTGGTGAAGGCGACCGTGACCGGCTCCGGCGAGCTCCGTGCTCTGGTGATCGACCCCAAGGCCGTCGACCCGGAGGACACCGAGACGCTCGCGGACCTCGTCGTCGCGGCGGTCCAGGCGGCGAACGAGAACGCGCAGCAGCTTCAGCAGCAGAAGCTGGGCCCGCTGGCCCAGGGCCTGGGCGGCATGCCCGGCCTCCCCTTCTGA